Genomic window (Candidatus Neomarinimicrobiota bacterium):
TCGTTTTGCGAATTGGCGCGTTTTTATTACGATTTCTTCTTCCAATTCCGCTTCAGACAATTCTCCGTTCAAGTGAGAAATGATTTGCCGGTAACCGATTGAATCTAATGGGTGAAGATGTTCATTTGGATATTGATCCAGTATTTTTTTAACTTCATCAATCCATCCTGCTTCGAGCATTTCTTTGGTACGTTTTGCTATTCTATCTCGTAGGAGGACTCGATCCCAATCCAGAAATACAGTAAACAAATCGAGCTTCGGGGGTTCAGTTAATTTCTGTTCTTTAAAATGATGGGATAGCGTCTTTCCCGTTGTTTCAACAATTTCTAACGCACGGACGAGACGTTTCTTATTGTTGGGATGAACGAGTGACGCATATTCCGGATCCGCCTCTTTCAGCCGCGCCATCATGATTTCTGATCCCACGTCATCATACTCTTTTTCTAACCGATCCCGAATGGCTTGATCAGTTTTACTCCCCACAAATATACCATTCACCAAGGCACGAAAATACAATCCCGCGCCGCCGCAAATGATGGGCG
Coding sequences:
- the miaA gene encoding tRNA (adenosine(37)-N6)-dimethylallyltransferase MiaA; the protein is MEKILTIVGPTASGKTAISVELAKRLDGEVVGLDSRQIYSGIPIGTAQPTIAEKGGIPHHLFGLKPPYETVAAGAYASLVMDVVSEIESRGKTPIICGGAGLYFRALVNGIFVGSKTDQAIRDRLEKEYDDVGSEIMMARLKEADPEYASLVHPNNKKRLVRALEIVETTGKTLSHHFKEQKLTEPPKLDLFTVFLDWDRVLLRDRIAKRTKEMLEAGWIDEVKKILDQYPNEHLHPLDSIGYRQIISHLNGELSEAELEEEIVIKTRQFAKRQIQWFRKETVDLIVEMNLDFSLKDITIKIIKGIRGK